One Solanum lycopersicum chromosome 4, SLM_r2.1 DNA window includes the following coding sequences:
- the LOC101265122 gene encoding protein VAC14 homolog isoform X2, protein MTTAEALSVIPAAVLRNLSDKLYEKRKNAALELEGIVKHLTSAGDHDKITAVISLLSQEYTYSPQAHNRKGGLIGLAAVTVGLTSDAAQHLKQIVPPVLHSFSHQDSRVRYYACEALYNIAKVVRGDFIVFFNQIFDALCKLAADSDANVQSAAHLLDRLVKDIVTESEQFSIEEFIPLLRERMNVLNPHVRQFLVGWITVLDSVPDIDMLGFLPDFLDGLFNMLSDSSHEIRQQADSALSEFLQEIKNSPSVDYGRMAEILVQRAGSQDEFTRLTSITWINEFVKLGGDQLVPYYADILGAILPCISDKEEKIRVVSRETNDELRAIEADPAEGFDVGAILSVARRQLSSEWEATRIESLHWMWTLLNGHRSEVLVFLNDVFDTLLRALSDPSDEVVLLVLEVHACIAEDPQHFRQLVVFLVHSFQHDHSLLEKRGALIIRRLCVLLNAERVYRELSTILEGESDLDFASVMVQALNLILLTSPELSDLREDLKQSLIKDSGRDLLLSLYASWCHSPMAMISLCLLAQSYQHASSVIQSLVEEDINVKFLVQLHKLIHLLETPTFAYLRLQLLEPGRYIWLLKALYGLLMLLPQQSAAFKILRTRLKTVPSYSFKEEKVARTSSGIPFFNGGGGLQISEDGNPSESSHDMHNGINFSSRLKHFKQIQQQHRLHLKSETQSRFSSASSMKEL, encoded by the exons ATGACTACTGCGGAAGCGTTATCTGTGATTCCAGCAGCTGTTCTTCGTAATTTATCGGATAAGCTGTACGAGAAGCGCAAGAATGCTGCTTTAGAG TTGGAAGGGATTGTTAAGCATTTGACATCTGCGGGTGACCATGACAAGATCACTGCTGTTATCAGTTTGTTGTCTCAGGAGTATACTTACTCACCTCAGGCTCATAACCGGAAA GGAGGATTGATAGGACTGGCTGCAGTAACTGTTGGTTTGACTTCAGATGCAGCACAACACCTTAAG CAAATTGTCCCGCCAGTCTTACACTCTTTTTCGCACCAAGACAGCAGAGTTCGTTATTATGCCTGTGAAGCTTTGTATAACATCGCAAAG GTTGTAAGAGGAGATTTCATCGTATTCTTCAATCAGATCTTTGATGCTTTGTGTAAGCTTGCGGCAGATTCAGATGCCAACGTGCAAAGTGCTGCTCATCTTTTAGATAGACTGGTGAAG GATATCGTCACAGAGAGTGAGCAATTCAG CATTGAAGAATTTATTCCTTTGCTAAGAGAACGAATGAATGTCCTCAATCCTCATGTCCGCCAATTTCTTGTTGGGTGGATCACAGTTTTAGACAGTGTTCCGGATATTGATATGCTCGGTTTTCTTCCTGATTTTCTTGATG GATTATTTAATATGCTGAGTGATTCTAGCCATGAAATACGGCAACAGGCTGATTCTGCGCTTTCAGAGTTTTTGCAAGAGATTAAGAATTCTCCA TCTGTAGATTATGGCCGCATGGCTGAAATACTAGTGCAAAGGGCAGGCTCACAGGATGAATTTACTAGGCTGACTTCTATCACTTGG ATAAATGAATTTGTGAAACTTGGTGGAGATCAACTTGTCCCTTATTATGCTGATATTCTGGGAGCAATATTGCCTTGTATATCTgataaagaagagaaaataagagTT GTTTCTCGTGAAACAAATGACGAACTTCGTGCAATTGAGGCTGATCCAGCTGAGGGTTTTGATGTAGGAGCAATCCTCTCTGTTGCTAGGAG GCAGTTGTCTAGTGAATGGGAGGCGACACGTATTGAATCATTACATTGGATGTGGACCCTGCTTAATGGACATCGGTCCGAG GTCTTGGTTTTTCTGAATGATGTCTTTGACACTCTCCTAAGGGCGCTATCGGATCCCTCCGATGAG GTAGTGCTCCTGGTTCTTGAGGTGCACGCATGCATAGCTGAAGATCCGCAACACTTCCGGCAGCTAGTTGTTTTCCTTGTTCACAGCTTTCAGCATGATCACTCACTCCTCGAGAA ACGTGGGGCTTTGATAATTCGACGGCTATGTGTACTTCTAAATGCTGAAAGAGTTTACCGTGAACTGTCCACAATACTTGAAGGAGAATCAGATTTGGACTTTGCTTCTGTGATGGTTCAG GCTTTAAACTTGATTTTGCTTACTTCACCTGAGTTGTCTGACCTTCGGGAGGATCTTAAACAGTCACTGATCAAAGATTCTGGGAGAGACTTGTTGCTTTCTTTGTACGCATCTTGGTGCCATTCACCAATGGCAATGATAAGCCTCTGCCTGTTAGCTCAG TCATACCAGCATGCAAGTTCTGTTATTCAGTCTTTGGTTGAAGAAGATATCAATGTGAAGTTCTTAGTGCAACTACATAAGTTGATCCACCTTCTGGAGACTCCAACCTTTGCTTACCTTAGGCTTCAG CTTCTTGAACCTGGAAGATACATATGGTTATTAAAAGCATTATATGGTCTGCTGATGCTGTTGCCGCAG CAAAGTGCAGCCTTCAAGATTCTTCGTACTCGGTTGAAAACTGTTCCTTCATACTCTTTCAAGGAAGAGAAAGTTGCACGAACATCGTCTGGGATTCCATTTTTCAACGGCGGAGGTGGATTACAAATCTCTGAGGATGGCAACCCAAGTGAGAGTTCACATGATATGCATAACGGAATAAACTTTAGTTCTAGGCTGAAGCATTTTAAGCAAATTCAGCAGCAGCATCGTTTGCACCTAAAATCAGAGACTCAATCACGATTTAGTTCTGCTTCATCAATGAAG GAGTTATGA
- the LOC101265122 gene encoding protein VAC14 homolog isoform X1, which yields MTTAEALSVIPAAVLRNLSDKLYEKRKNAALELEGIVKHLTSAGDHDKITAVISLLSQEYTYSPQAHNRKATFFQKAFFSNKHTPELQGGLIGLAAVTVGLTSDAAQHLKQIVPPVLHSFSHQDSRVRYYACEALYNIAKVVRGDFIVFFNQIFDALCKLAADSDANVQSAAHLLDRLVKDIVTESEQFSIEEFIPLLRERMNVLNPHVRQFLVGWITVLDSVPDIDMLGFLPDFLDGLFNMLSDSSHEIRQQADSALSEFLQEIKNSPSVDYGRMAEILVQRAGSQDEFTRLTSITWINEFVKLGGDQLVPYYADILGAILPCISDKEEKIRVVSRETNDELRAIEADPAEGFDVGAILSVARRQLSSEWEATRIESLHWMWTLLNGHRSEVLVFLNDVFDTLLRALSDPSDEVVLLVLEVHACIAEDPQHFRQLVVFLVHSFQHDHSLLEKRGALIIRRLCVLLNAERVYRELSTILEGESDLDFASVMVQALNLILLTSPELSDLREDLKQSLIKDSGRDLLLSLYASWCHSPMAMISLCLLAQSYQHASSVIQSLVEEDINVKFLVQLHKLIHLLETPTFAYLRLQLLEPGRYIWLLKALYGLLMLLPQQSAAFKILRTRLKTVPSYSFKEEKVARTSSGIPFFNGGGGLQISEDGNPSESSHDMHNGINFSSRLKHFKQIQQQHRLHLKSETQSRFSSASSMKEL from the exons ATGACTACTGCGGAAGCGTTATCTGTGATTCCAGCAGCTGTTCTTCGTAATTTATCGGATAAGCTGTACGAGAAGCGCAAGAATGCTGCTTTAGAG TTGGAAGGGATTGTTAAGCATTTGACATCTGCGGGTGACCATGACAAGATCACTGCTGTTATCAGTTTGTTGTCTCAGGAGTATACTTACTCACCTCAGGCTCATAACCGGAAA GCAACTTTTTTCCAGAAAGCATTCTTCTCTAACAAACACACACCTGAGCTGCAGGGAGGATTGATAGGACTGGCTGCAGTAACTGTTGGTTTGACTTCAGATGCAGCACAACACCTTAAG CAAATTGTCCCGCCAGTCTTACACTCTTTTTCGCACCAAGACAGCAGAGTTCGTTATTATGCCTGTGAAGCTTTGTATAACATCGCAAAG GTTGTAAGAGGAGATTTCATCGTATTCTTCAATCAGATCTTTGATGCTTTGTGTAAGCTTGCGGCAGATTCAGATGCCAACGTGCAAAGTGCTGCTCATCTTTTAGATAGACTGGTGAAG GATATCGTCACAGAGAGTGAGCAATTCAG CATTGAAGAATTTATTCCTTTGCTAAGAGAACGAATGAATGTCCTCAATCCTCATGTCCGCCAATTTCTTGTTGGGTGGATCACAGTTTTAGACAGTGTTCCGGATATTGATATGCTCGGTTTTCTTCCTGATTTTCTTGATG GATTATTTAATATGCTGAGTGATTCTAGCCATGAAATACGGCAACAGGCTGATTCTGCGCTTTCAGAGTTTTTGCAAGAGATTAAGAATTCTCCA TCTGTAGATTATGGCCGCATGGCTGAAATACTAGTGCAAAGGGCAGGCTCACAGGATGAATTTACTAGGCTGACTTCTATCACTTGG ATAAATGAATTTGTGAAACTTGGTGGAGATCAACTTGTCCCTTATTATGCTGATATTCTGGGAGCAATATTGCCTTGTATATCTgataaagaagagaaaataagagTT GTTTCTCGTGAAACAAATGACGAACTTCGTGCAATTGAGGCTGATCCAGCTGAGGGTTTTGATGTAGGAGCAATCCTCTCTGTTGCTAGGAG GCAGTTGTCTAGTGAATGGGAGGCGACACGTATTGAATCATTACATTGGATGTGGACCCTGCTTAATGGACATCGGTCCGAG GTCTTGGTTTTTCTGAATGATGTCTTTGACACTCTCCTAAGGGCGCTATCGGATCCCTCCGATGAG GTAGTGCTCCTGGTTCTTGAGGTGCACGCATGCATAGCTGAAGATCCGCAACACTTCCGGCAGCTAGTTGTTTTCCTTGTTCACAGCTTTCAGCATGATCACTCACTCCTCGAGAA ACGTGGGGCTTTGATAATTCGACGGCTATGTGTACTTCTAAATGCTGAAAGAGTTTACCGTGAACTGTCCACAATACTTGAAGGAGAATCAGATTTGGACTTTGCTTCTGTGATGGTTCAG GCTTTAAACTTGATTTTGCTTACTTCACCTGAGTTGTCTGACCTTCGGGAGGATCTTAAACAGTCACTGATCAAAGATTCTGGGAGAGACTTGTTGCTTTCTTTGTACGCATCTTGGTGCCATTCACCAATGGCAATGATAAGCCTCTGCCTGTTAGCTCAG TCATACCAGCATGCAAGTTCTGTTATTCAGTCTTTGGTTGAAGAAGATATCAATGTGAAGTTCTTAGTGCAACTACATAAGTTGATCCACCTTCTGGAGACTCCAACCTTTGCTTACCTTAGGCTTCAG CTTCTTGAACCTGGAAGATACATATGGTTATTAAAAGCATTATATGGTCTGCTGATGCTGTTGCCGCAG CAAAGTGCAGCCTTCAAGATTCTTCGTACTCGGTTGAAAACTGTTCCTTCATACTCTTTCAAGGAAGAGAAAGTTGCACGAACATCGTCTGGGATTCCATTTTTCAACGGCGGAGGTGGATTACAAATCTCTGAGGATGGCAACCCAAGTGAGAGTTCACATGATATGCATAACGGAATAAACTTTAGTTCTAGGCTGAAGCATTTTAAGCAAATTCAGCAGCAGCATCGTTTGCACCTAAAATCAGAGACTCAATCACGATTTAGTTCTGCTTCATCAATGAAG GAGTTATGA
- the LOC101265722 gene encoding probable calcium-binding protein CML25: MGLKSLFKIKKKDVPSGNPFVVNDNPMSVNLSRVSSIDSRARIEEELEQVFKKFDVNGDGKICSSELGFIMASLGNRATEEELVNMIREVDSDGDGFIDLQEFIELNTKDIDSNEVLESLKDAFSVFDMDKNGSISAEELLTVLQSLGEDCNLAECRKMISGVDCDGDGMINFEEFKIMMAKGSRFDVKGC; this comes from the exons ATGGGGTTGAAATCTttgttcaaaatcaagaaaaaagatGTCCCTAGTGGAAACCCATTCGTTGTCAACGATAATCCAATGTCTGTGAATTTATCGAGGGTATCCTCGATAGATTCACGTGCAAGGATCGAGGAGGAACTAGAACAGGTGTTCAAGAAATTCGACGTAAATGGTGATGGAAAGATATGTTCATCAGAATTAGGGTTCATCATGGCTAGCCTCGGGAACCGTGCCACGGAGGAGGAGTTGGTCAACATGATACGTGAAGTGGATTCGGATGGGGATGGGTTCATTGACTTGCAAGAATTTATCGAGCTTAATACTAAGGATATCGATTCTAATGAg gtaCTTGAGAGCCTTAAGGATGCATTTTCGGTGTTCGATATGGATAAGAATGGGTCCATCTCCGCCGAGGAGTTGCTAACCGTTCTCCAAAGCCTTGGAGAGGATTGCAACTTGGCGGAGTGTCGAAAAATGATTAGTGGTGTTGATTGTGATGGTGATGGGATGATCAATTTCGAGGAGTTTAAGATTATGATGGCAAAAGGTTCTCGATTTGACGTAAAAGGATGTTAG